A window of Nicotiana sylvestris chromosome 8, ASM39365v2, whole genome shotgun sequence genomic DNA:
TGCTGCTTCAGTGATTGCCATGGCCGTGCTTCAGTTCCTGGACAACTACGCAGCCGATGCCGTGTCGCCGCTGCAACTCCGCTCGTTGCCATGGCTGCTGTCGCGACTGCGTCTTCTCTTCGTCGCCGCGGCTGTCGCAACTACTTCCTCCGTCGTGCTGCTGCCGGTGCTGCTACTTCAcgctgcttcttcttcagccatatcgctgctgcttcttcttcagccATATCGCTGCTGCTTCTCTTCCTCCTTCCAGTTGCGTCGACCAGCTGCTACAGCTTCGTTTCTGCTTCTAATGGTGCGTCATCTCCTTCCTTTTCATCAAGGATTCGTTTGATTTTCGTTTGAGTCTGTGGTGTGTTATTTCGAGTTCAAGAGGAAGGGGAGTTtatcgttgattcatctccggttagttggttttgagttttattttgtccatatttcgttttatatttctcgaaataaaaatcgataaatgttcgatccatgttttgttcatgtttatcgtttgaattaatttttagtttgcttcatgtgttttgataatttaattttcagatttaaatggaaaattaattagttgttttcatgtttatttcatgtttgtattattgtttaagtgaatatttgttagattcaaattgaaatttaattaattgtttcttcaatttgtttcatgtaattgatgtattttccggaaattgttaatattgttaagttcaagtttaaattcataattgtttattcttagtttttgttttgtcatttgcctaaaaggatttagttgtaataagggaagtatgttggttttagtcatttgaatccgtcatttttatttttagatttaattcatgttcatattatgtttgtttgattttgaatccgaaatgtgtatagtttgatttcttgtttaccatttgtgattatttcttgaattggtctcataatcttgtttaaagtttaatataagaattgtttgttgtaatgttgttagagtggattttaagttcaatatgattgaatttagaaatctaaatatacttgtttgttgttgttgttgaatccgaaaataggattgtttgttgctaaaatattgttcaatcaaattttagtgttctttgttgttcaatttgtgttcatgtgatttgttgttgaaatgttgaagaaatcatattcatgtgatttgttgttgaaatgttgaagaattcatgttcatgaaatttgttgtttgaacattgttagaaattaatcatattgtctatattttggttaagtttgattaattgatgtgttatagctgatgggtagtttggtaatttatagtactttcgggggtaaaatagtaatttgcaatagggtcggaggggtagtttaggaattgtacattttgtaattgtttatttgaagcatgggggacaaaatgaaatggggtgggttgtgatatggttatttaatataaaggggggacaagacaaaatttagtgggagaatcttgcattattttatgttaggcatgagggacaaaatataatggggtggtgtgatatgtttatttaatgtaatggggatgagtgggaagataatgggtttggtagagaaaatgggttgattttaattgattaaaaagatttatgggatgagatataagtagaagtcttgaaatcagatagacagacacagacagagaaaaaaagagagattagaaaaaaaagatctgaacatttattccgaaaaaacattgaaactctcaagaaaagaaaaaacatacaaagaaaaataaaaaaaagttgaaaattagaagagaaagtagtacacacctgataaatattctggtatacaggtgtagaaattaagggttgaagattaactagcctttcaaaaatctgaaaatttcccttggtttctgtccgttattttcggcattcctggattttattttgaatttttcaaatctgtcactgggattttcgttgactggttattgctggttattgttgttgttgctgtgttacgtattacgttgctgactttcttcttcttatattgacaatatcaggtacacaactgtaattttggcattttgtaagctgaaatgaagaatggagtgttaaatttttaatttagtttaatttttttttgtattgtatttaggttattcatgtattattattctgtaaatcactgtcatttggcataactaggcatattatagcgacatattaaataacgccttaaccagattattaggaaatatatttaagcctgattattaattaaaactgtttaataataaaaaatagaagaaataacgtaaaaaatggcgttattgaatcagtttggcaaaaattgactaagttccttattcataaggtttttcgtcaacgataagttaatcggaatcatgtagttaatttcagttaaaacatgaattagtttgcgaatcaagtattaggacatgatgtgaattaaaacaaagttagttaaggttaaattgtttaaattttttagaaatatggtttagtaatcaagtttattttttctttcaattttcagtatttgtaaataattagtttcaataagcttaagtcttactaacaatttgaattttaatccaactatgggataattagttttttatttttgactattccatgttgtatttatgattataatttttattactttctgttaatatttgtttttctcttctatttaatatgttattttcaagaatgtagatattgattttatatttatagacaaacttagtaataataaaaaggtagtcattaaaggatattcttaaaataaggaaggatttcgctaaaaataaatagatgtaaataatacaaaaatttacaggattctccaatctcatttatttatttaattattttaaaaaaattacttagaatttgggatggattgtttagtgaatttcacttccttccccaaagataatgacgcgctagactctttaggcgcgatttaattaattttaccttcttaaactcggatgcgcatttcatgcgacccaaatctaaatcctaaaacattgaataaaaatgtgttccggattgcgggtgcatttcatgtgacgtaatccaaagacatgttttaaacgatgttcacaattttttttttttttaaaaataataataataataaagtggtaaagagttaaaattggcacatcggttcataattgtattaaaatcagataaataagccaaatatgacaattgagcgaccgtgctagaaccacggaactcgggaatgcctaacaccttctcccgggttaacagaattccttatccggatttctggtacgcagactgtaatatggagtcattcttttcctcgattcgggattaaaattggtgacttgggacaccctaaatctcccaagtggcgactctgaaataaataaataaatcccgtttcgattgtcctttaattgggaaaaaaactcctacgcccttcgcggggtcggaaaaaggaggtgtgacaactaggATTGAAGAGGCAGGGAGACCAAAAGAAgaccttgaaatcaatgatgccTTTCCAGATGAGCACATATTGTCATTGTCTAGCACATTCGCTCTTTGGTATGCCGACATTGTTAACTTTTTGGTTAGTGATCTTGTTCCCGATGGATTTGAAGcttatcaaaagaaaaagttcttgtGGTAGTATAGGCAATACTATTAGGAGGAACCCTTTTGGTTCCGTATTTGTACCGACAACATCATTCGGTGGTGTGTTACGGAAGATGTGGTGATGCCAATTCTCAAGGCATGCCATGACTCCCCGATTGGGGGTCATCATGGAGGAAACTTGACGGAGGCAAAAGTGCTTAAATGTGGCTACTATTGTCCATTGATCTACCAAGACACAAATCAAATGGTCAAGGCATGCGATCAATGTCAAAGGCAAGGGTCAACATCTAAAAGACATGAGATTCTTATAAATTTTGTAATGGAGGTCGAGATCTTTGATGTGTGGGGGATagacttcatgggccccttcgtGAGATCTTATGGCATGACATATATCTTGGTGGCTGTGGACTATGTCTCCAAATGGGTCGAGGCAATCACCTTGCCCAACAATGAATCAAGGAGTGTGACTACAGTattgaagaagaatatattcacgCGGTTTGGTACTCCCAGGGCCATCCTTAGTGATGGTGGATCTCACTTTTGCAAAAGGGCTTTCACCAAGTTGCTTGAAAAGTATAGTGTAAAGCACAAGGTGGACATACCTTATCATCTAAGTCGAGTTGTCAggttgaagtctccaatagggaGATCAAAAACATCCTAGcaaaaactgtcaatgcaaataagACTAACTagtcaaggaagctagatgatacgttgtgggcatatcgcacaacatTTAAGACTCCTATTGGCACCTCACTGTACCGGTTGGTTTTTGGTAAGGCTTGTCACTTGCCGGTGGAGCTTGAACACAAAGCCATGCGGGCATTGAAAAAGTTAAATCTCGATTGGGCCGAAGCTGCTAACCTAAGAATGGCACAACTCAATGAGATGGAAGAATTCTATCTTCATGCCTATGAGAGTGCAGCCATGTATAAGGAGAGAATGAAATTTGTTCATGACAAGAAGATTTTGAAGCAGGAATTCAAATCCGGAGACTTGGTCTTACTCTTCAACTCAAGACTCAAGTTATTTTCGGGCAAACTCAAATCCAAATGGTCTGGCCCGTTCAAAGTTGTGAGTGTGTCCCCCTATGGTGCTATTAAATTGGAGTCGGAGGAAGGAAATCGAACTTTCAAAGTGAATGGACAACGACTCAAGCATTACCTCGGTACCACAGGAGAAAGGCATTTGATAGAAAAAATTGCTCTAAAGGATAGTCCAACACCAGCCCCCACCACTGAGTAGCCCAAACAGGGTCAACATCGTCGTGCCGCAACGataaatcaagcgcttcttgggaggcaacccatgtgtggtaacaatcttttgttagtttttttttattatttatgtaGGTTTAATTGTGATTGTTGAGCAGGTTGACGTGTTTGTTAGAATGCAAATAGTCTAAAATACCATGAACAGGGTACACGTACTGAGGTAAATGACGGAAAGAAGGGTCCGTATTTTTCGGCaactatgcggtcgcataatgacTTTGTGAACTGCATAGTGGTTGCAGACACAGTCAGAGAAATTAGCAAGATGGGTCTGCAAAAATGGGGTAAGGTTTCATACTATGTGCCCCGCATAACAACTATGCGACCGCAGAAATTGTCACAAAATAAAGTTGGACAACCCAGTCCTTAATCCATCGCATAACacatatgcgaccgcataatgtgTTATGTGATCCACTTGCCCACCGCAAAATGCCCAGGTATAATACCCCAAACCTTTCACATACCTTCTCTCTTACTCACATACGAACATGGTACAATACACACAAAaatcaaaaataccaaaacaaagagaaacaaaaaagagTCAAAAAACATTTGAATCACACACAAAAGAGCATAACAATGATCAAAATTGTGGAAAGATTCACCTCGTTCTCAGAATCAATTTTTATCTTGCTCAGACATCTGGTATGCGATTCTCTTCCCTCTTTCTTGTGGTTATGTTGCATAATATCAATTGATTAAACTCATTTCCTCCCCTTCCCTCTCAAACCTTTGATGTGGGGACCTGGGTGGGAAGTTCGTAGGTCATTTTTTTTACATTCGAGTGATAGGAGTTCTGTGTGTGAGGGGTTTGACCATTTTTAACTGAAGAAGACGATCTTTGCGGTTTGGATAATTGGTTTGCGGTCCACAAAATCCTCGCAATTGGAACCCTAGATGGCCTGATGAAAAATGATTTTGTGATAGAGTTTGCGATCGTAAACCAATTTCCCAGACCGCAAAGTTGCCACAAATAGATATAGAAAAAATTGCTCATCTGGTGAGTGGAAATGCGACCGCTTTTGCGGTTGCATAACGTAATCTACTGGCCGTTTCACGATTGTATAATTGTTTTGCTTTCTAGGTGCTGTAAATCTGCGATGGGTTTGCGGTTCGCAAagtggttatgcgatcgcataacccatCGCACAAGCTGGTTACTTCAGTCATTTTCTCTAAGTGTGATCCCTATGCTATGTCAATCACTCACACTCTATTTCATTGATAGGAATGGCACCGAAGAAGTTTCCTTCAATGCGATCATCGCCCACTCGTGGAAGGAAACAGGTTGCTGCTCTGAGCCAACATGCACAATAGTCCAAACTTCCATGGACTAAGACAAACCGTATCACTTCTGTGCACTCCTCCAAGTCTGAAGAGGAGGAGGCACATGTCACGctccctttttcctcgcggaattgggtttttgacatttggagggacaactcattccttttgggaattgggtttgatttgaagagtcgccacctaatgattagggtgcattaggacaccaattgggtttgatttgagtaaccagagattgggtaagggcttgaaattattccaaggggaaggtgttaggcacccttcagaatccactagtgtggttaccggccagacaattattgtgagttTAGGGTACAATTGATATGTAGACAAATAaagctcaaataagaggggatttcacataTAAAGGTTTGAAAATAGACAAAGTTTAAAAGAGCAATTTGAGGAAGCGGATTCTAGAATAAAAATGTTAAAGAAATAAGAGTAAAGGAAAGGAGGGGTACTAGGTTTaataaaaatatggatcaccccacacaacatccggtaatcactcctcaacgaggggctacacatgacgttatcgcgtggtcatcatatccatatctacccttcccaccccgttaaggtatttaaagcgcaggttggtcttgtttacttattgcatactattacccgtcccaatcctatcagtcccggaggcatttaggactactaatcctaaagggagggatattgggcttatttgtaatttcaaaggtaaaaactctaaggcgacatacaaaacacgtattgcaagttgagggaaagcacataacaagcagaggctcagatatacctccttgaacaaagaagcacgtaatcagcatgacttacacatactattTAGGTCTGATTATTATAGATGAAGAAGGACGGTTActgaggcagttttagtttattacataactcagataagaagtctgaatcaggtctgcctactggttgtaataattaacagaaacAGATTCAGCTTAtaattttaccctaaggcttgcctaagcgttggacaaggatcctataggcataatatctactggattcagaaaagCAATGAAATAGCAGGGTCTGAAACATACTGGTTAAACTCGCTAAATAAGGGTAATCAGATTGTTAAAAGAGAGGCAAGCCTTGATGAATTGGTTGCAAGTTCTGCAACTGACAGTACCCATTATTACTAATTTTAGCTCTATACGTGAATGAAGTAGCTCAGGTTCGATTaagagttcctataggcatgttttctacgcGTTGTTGATTTTGAACCTTGTAGACATGGTGTAAAAATGCAGAAAACCTTATTGGCATAGTATCTAAATGCATAAGACTGGTTTTAATCCTACAAACATGGTATCTAGTTTGCAGAATTTTGCTTAAGGCCTATGCGCATGGTATCTAGGTGTAATTGAATACGCAGAATTGAACAATCCTATATGCATGACTTCTACAtgtatttgaatatgcagaattcaaaatacctatagacatgatttgtATATGAGAATTGGATATTCagaatgacctataggcatgatgtctatatgcatttgagtatgtagaattcaaaatacctatagacaaggtatctatgtgagaattgggatatgcagaattcaaaatgacctataggcatgatttctatatgcatttgaatatgcaaaattcaaaatacatatggtatctaccctttgcatacatagttacccacccttttcactaaccatccccatgagtttattacaaattattacagtccggaataaaataagaatacattagaaaaatataaataaaagtacaattaaaggaagcctgattctgacttcctcactgagttatgaggtaaaccaactccaagagatcatgatccaaagccgtttccatttgagtgtgtcaaagttccctaagagcctcaatggaactccgggcaatgctcacacccaaatgtattattagAACagggataagtgcagtgtggaagggccaaccctcaagtgtccaagttcagagggagctcaaagggtcccaagaCAAGGCTCACAAAAGGGgacagaacttaaagactaagaaagtGTGCAAGTGAAAAACAGAATGCTAAAGGGGGGAAAGGAGAGGGAAACAGCTACAAATAATTACCCATAAGGGGTCCAGGGGAATAGGGAAATTATgaagagcctattgcttaggcaaggACAGGCTTTAGGCATGCCCAGCAATGGAGAATGCTAGCATACCAATAAGCCTGCTAGAACACACattattagaggctaggatcccaggggatcaagtttgattcatggacaataatttgcagtATTGTCGTGCATCAAACCATAGCATGAACACataggggtaggggtttgggattcataatagaacaggcagaaagaaatttcagcatgctagaataagtgttgaactatacagaagtAGTAGGCAGACATGCATACAAaggtagtaaataaacacattgttatgATGTTGAAaaccttaaatcaggacataccaatttttaaagaagcaaatagagaaaagcaggcAACAGAACTTGCAAATAGGCGacagtacaagtaacaagagaaaatACTTTTGAGTATAGGTATAAGTTCGGAAAGACTATGAGTGTTGGTGTGTTTGTGTCAATGAAGAGCaagtatttatagtgtgaaaacaggcggaacgaaggtaagaaaataattaaggaaccaggtatcaattaaaatcaattagtacgagacttcctttaattaaggagtttaaacttaaatggtaatgaacaaaattatttaaggaaagggatcaagtaagcatcttgtgcaaagtaggcaattaggggtagatACATATGAGTTTACTtaagggaagaattttgaaatacacgattaaataaataaggtaaaaatcaattagtacatagtaaatcaaggagtcagagatttgTAATTATTggtccatgaataaaccaagtcagaaaggctaaggaaagttttcgaccaagtaacagggaaatcagcaaacaaggaaagaaatcaatcaggtttacacaaaggaagtctgaaattaatcaaaaattaaaagccattttagagggaagttaagcacatataaagagcacacaagtatgcgaggctgaatttaggacaaagaaaaacgtcatgcaattgcaaaattagtaagtagtagactataggaacaaggtagtcacataggtcagtctCAGTAACTCACCAATGTAGaagagagagagtatcaaatagcatacaaagggtccagtggaaagaccttagaagagtttaacaGGGAATCAGaaccatataaagaaacaaaagtcGAAACAAAGCTTTGGAAGCCTAATCGAGTAGTAGATGAGATAACTTCAGAAACTCGAAATAGGTTCAAAGAAGTTAaggctttatttttccttttgaaatcaaacaagttcagagatttcagaaaggaactgagaccttTAACATGCATCTTTCAGTAGAATAAACTCATGAGcaacatagtaaaagaacaatatgtgaaacacagtagaagaactcataagaacatagtagaagaaacacataggaagacacagtagaagaactcgtaagaacacactaggagagaCACATAAAAAtcacagtagaagaaactaataaaaagcatagtagaagaaacacacaagagaaaaagaaaatcagagaagcaTCTAAATAACTTaaaaaaaccctaaatcggaaagataaaggttttgaaagcataatttgttgaaagaaatctcgagaaaccgttaaaagtttagggaaaacacggatctagaacagatctaaagaaatcagaagaacctcaaaagttagggtttcagaagaaaccagatggtgagaaaggcttggagagTCGTTGATCTGAGCAGGAGAAGTCGAGAtcaggctcgaatagccatggcatGCTGGAGCAAGGCCGGAGGTGGCCATAGAACTCGAATCAAACAAGCTTAGGGCCAAGCTTCTTCATGGTCAGGCCTTGAAACTTCAGTAACCAAacgtgtaggagttataggaggccgATATAGGACTTCtatggccttggaagccatggattccggtggttttAGGGTGGAAATGGAGGGAGACAGCTAAGGTTTCtgagagagaatttgggagagggtGAATCCGGGGGCGGCTACCGatgagaaatgattagggtttgggggatATTGGGAAATTAAGAAGGAAATGGTAAGTATGAGccattgatctaaatgatcaacgactgggattgaaagggggatccgggcgggttattAAGAGGGTCGTGGATCGGGTAAATTTAGAATTTGGGCCGAGTAATGGGATCTGAAATTGGGTTCAATTAGGGGTGCCCaatctggccaaaattgaaatataaatgggctaacatttaaatagccattttctcttatttattttataaaaatagtaaaataatttctgaaaataatttaaaggtactaaaatgattaataatatataattataaaaataaaaatactggagtcaattttataattataaacacaattaaatcttaaaataggctaatattgcaattatatgcaatttagcttttaaaaatactaaataaatttgtaaaattatgcaaatattatgttagctatattttagtataaatatgagaatctaatAAGTGAATTGCCAAAGTGACAATtttggaataattattgggtttttcttgataaaatagggcaataatttgatctaaaaatctttaaaaattaataaaaaataagaaaccccttggacatacttatatatgcatacatatgctatttgaaaggtaatttacatataaaaatatacaggaaaaaattgggtatcaacagcacATAGTGACTTCATGCCATCCGTTGACCTACAGGCTGAATCACGGCGGAAGAATGGGGAAGATCTAAGGATTTGGGGTCACAGGCTCATGTAACCTGTACAAATAAGGGATAACAAAGAGAAAGATTCTTGAGGAGAAGCAGTTGAGTCTAAACGGTTTGAAGGAGCACTACCCTCAGGTGATCGGGAACATTAGGAAGAGGCAATGTGAGTTCTTCACTGAAGTCCCAGATGAGTATAATGAGGCACTTAGGAGGGAGTTCTATGCTTCTTATGGTGCGTCAAGGAATGCTTAGCAAAAGAGGAACATGATATTTTCGCAATCTGTCCAAGTTTGAGGGGTCCAAGTACTCTGTGATGACACCACCATTAATGACCTATACTTTGAGGATTGGTCGCCAGGCATGGCTAAGTATGATGCCAAAGTCGCCAATAAGGAAAACGAGCATGCCTGGATTGCATCTATCATAGCAAAAGGGACACCCTCCTGGATTGACCCACGCCAAAAGATTTACAAGCAGGATCTCACCCAGGAGGCCGATATTGGCTCTGTTTCGTTTGCTCACGTTTGATGCCGACTAGGAATGAAACTGACATAAACATTGACAAGGCACTCCTTATTGCATTCATCATGACGAGCATAAAGGTTGATGTGGGACATATTATATTCAAGGAGCTAGGGATCAGATCAAACCAAAAACAAACATCACTTCCTTCCCATGTTTGATCACTGCTCTATGTAAGGTTGTGGGAGTGCCCCTATCCCAAAGCATGATCGCCTTGAGAGAGATCTTCAAGATATTGACATCACTCGGATAAATGATGCAGTAGACAAGGAGACGGACAACCAAACAGAGACTTCACTCCCTCATCCATCAGACTCAGCAGCACCTGCTACCCCCGTACTGTTTGACAACCCTCCTGCCCCAGCTACCCCACAACCACTCCTAAGCCAACCACTGCACAACCACATGTTCCCTTACTAGCTCTCTCAAAGCTGGGTTTACTAGCTCAGCACGCCAATG
This region includes:
- the LOC104213057 gene encoding uncharacterized protein; translation: MRALKKLNLDWAEAANLRMAQLNEMEEFYLHAYESAAMYKERMKFVHDKKILKQEFKSGDLVLLFNSRLKLFSGKLKSKWSGPFKVVSVSPYGAIKLESEEGNRTFKVNGQRLKHYLGTTGERHLIEKIALKDSPTPAPTTE